In Vibrio lentus, a single genomic region encodes these proteins:
- the serB gene encoding phosphoserine phosphatase, which produces MDAQKYLPIKRHTTLLTRLPETRFASQLAKAKANWIVFGEYLSPQSFDDIDFFTGTYNTILDTWKVGHYEVALMSGNLTPAHEEILQALKLDYACLSEVPDLSKPGLIVMDMDSTAIQIECIDEIAKLAGVGELVSEITERAMQGELDFEQSLRQRVGALKGADEAILEQVRQSLPFMPDLVELVNTLNKLGWKTAIASGGFTYFSDYLKDTLELDHAQSNTLEIVNGKLTGEVLGDVVSAQTKADILVELAEEYELELHNTVAVGDGANDLVMMRSAGLGIAYHAKPKVEQQAQTAVRYAGLGGVLCILSGVLAKQQKISWQAKP; this is translated from the coding sequence ATGGACGCTCAGAAATATCTGCCGATTAAAAGGCATACAACATTATTAACTCGACTCCCCGAGACTCGTTTCGCTTCTCAACTCGCTAAAGCCAAAGCCAACTGGATTGTATTCGGCGAGTACTTGTCTCCTCAATCTTTTGATGACATCGACTTTTTCACAGGCACTTACAACACCATTCTTGATACGTGGAAAGTTGGGCATTATGAAGTGGCGTTGATGTCTGGAAACTTAACCCCGGCACACGAAGAAATCCTACAGGCCTTAAAGCTTGATTATGCTTGCCTTAGCGAGGTCCCAGACTTATCTAAGCCAGGTTTGATTGTGATGGATATGGATTCCACAGCAATTCAAATTGAATGTATTGATGAAATAGCAAAGCTAGCGGGTGTTGGAGAGTTAGTCTCTGAGATCACGGAGCGAGCGATGCAAGGTGAACTCGACTTTGAACAGAGCTTACGCCAGCGAGTCGGCGCACTTAAAGGTGCTGATGAAGCTATCTTAGAACAAGTTCGTCAGTCACTGCCTTTCATGCCTGACTTAGTAGAACTCGTGAACACACTGAATAAGCTGGGTTGGAAAACGGCGATTGCGTCTGGTGGTTTCACATACTTCTCTGATTACTTAAAAGATACGCTTGAGCTTGACCATGCTCAGTCAAATACTCTCGAAATCGTTAACGGCAAACTGACAGGCGAAGTGTTAGGTGATGTTGTTTCGGCGCAGACCAAAGCGGATATCTTGGTAGAACTTGCTGAAGAGTATGAGCTGGAACTGCACAACACCGTTGCAGTAGGTGATGGTGCCAATGATTTGGTAATGATGCGATCTGCAGGCTTAGGCATTGCCTACCATGCGAAGCCGAAAGTAGAGCAGCAGGCTCAAACCGCTGTGCGTTACGCGGGTTTAGGCGGCGTGCTGTGTATCTTGTCTGGCGTATTAGCTAAGCAGCAAAAAATCAGCTGGCAAGCGAAGCCTTAG
- a CDS encoding YtjB family periplasmic protein: MNESLFSIRNALRMLALILLATMFVVTIKNTVVISKGNEKIQAKQLETLTKLLISQASLSASKAITQQDQERLLELTNQLSQDRLVFDTTIYDAEGIRLASSEKALSVREVLGLDTPLSTASIGRQQLVEPIYSPEKTIIGFIRVTFETGKMTAISDHHYRKSDRYMIGMVLMGFVSGVLFVMLIRRRKTKSGENLLLKNANS, translated from the coding sequence ATGAATGAATCATTGTTCTCAATACGTAACGCTTTACGAATGCTAGCCCTCATTTTGTTGGCTACTATGTTCGTTGTAACGATTAAAAATACGGTCGTGATCAGTAAAGGTAACGAGAAAATCCAAGCAAAGCAGCTAGAGACGCTGACTAAATTACTTATCTCGCAGGCCTCGCTTTCAGCCAGTAAAGCGATCACCCAGCAAGATCAAGAACGACTGCTTGAACTGACTAATCAGCTTTCCCAAGATCGACTGGTATTCGATACCACCATCTATGATGCAGAGGGGATTCGACTGGCTTCAAGCGAAAAAGCACTCTCGGTACGCGAAGTTCTGGGCTTAGACACGCCACTTTCAACAGCAAGTATCGGCAGGCAACAATTAGTTGAACCTATCTACTCGCCAGAAAAAACGATCATCGGCTTTATTCGAGTGACTTTTGAAACAGGAAAAATGACGGCGATTTCTGATCACCATTACCGTAAGAGCGATCGTTACATGATCGGCATGGTCTTGATGGGGTTTGTAAGTGGTGTGCTGTTCGTCATGCTCATTCGTAGAAGAAAAACCAAGTCTGGTGAGAACTTACTGCTTAAGAATGCAAACTCATAA
- the deoD gene encoding purine-nucleoside phosphorylase yields MATPHINAEMGDFADVVLMPGDPLRAKYIAETFLEEVVQVCNVRNMFGYTGTYKGRKVSVMGHGMGIPSCSIYATELIKDFGVKKIIRVGSCGAVSEDIKVRDVVIGMGACTDSKVNRIRFKGHDFAAIADYKMVRAAEDAAKARGVDVKVGNLFSAELFYTPDPEMFEVMDKYGIVGVEMEAAGIYGVCAEYGAKALTICTVSDHIKTGEQTTSDERQTTFNDMMIIALDSVLLGDQE; encoded by the coding sequence ATGGCTACTCCACATATTAATGCTGAAATGGGTGATTTCGCTGACGTAGTTCTAATGCCAGGCGATCCACTACGTGCTAAATACATTGCTGAAACCTTCTTAGAAGAAGTGGTTCAGGTGTGTAATGTTCGTAATATGTTTGGTTACACCGGTACTTATAAAGGTCGTAAGGTTTCGGTAATGGGACATGGTATGGGCATTCCATCTTGTTCTATTTACGCGACTGAGCTGATCAAAGACTTTGGTGTAAAGAAGATCATTCGTGTCGGCAGTTGTGGTGCAGTGAGCGAAGATATCAAAGTGCGTGATGTAGTGATCGGCATGGGCGCATGTACTGACTCTAAAGTGAACCGTATTCGCTTTAAAGGTCATGACTTTGCGGCTATTGCGGATTACAAAATGGTGCGCGCGGCGGAAGATGCAGCCAAAGCTCGCGGTGTCGACGTAAAAGTCGGCAACCTGTTCTCGGCTGAGCTGTTCTACACGCCAGATCCAGAGATGTTCGAAGTGATGGACAAGTACGGCATTGTTGGCGTAGAGATGGAAGCAGCAGGTATCTACGGCGTGTGTGCTGAATACGGCGCAAAAGCTCTGACGATTTGTACTGTTTCTGATCATATCAAAACCGGTGAGCAAACCACATCAGATGAACGTCAAACGACCTTCAATGACATGATGATTATTGCTCTCGACTCAGTGCTGCTTGGCGACCAAGAATAA